DNA sequence from the Candidatus Methylomirabilota bacterium genome:
CCGAGGCGGTGGAGAGCGTCCGCAAGCGCGTGGTCGCTGCCGAGGCGCGCCTCGAGACCGTCGCCGGAGCGGTGCGCGGGGTCGAGATGACGGTCGGCGGCATCGCCGACCAGGTGGCGCGCCTGGAGGCTGTGCCGGCCAACGCCGCCGGGGGACGACGGGACGGCAAGAGCCAGAAGGCGGCCACCCGGACCGCCCTCGCCACGCTGGCGGCCGAGGAGCTGTACAACCGCGGCCTGGAAAGCTTCAAGGGCGGGGAGCTCGGCCAGGCGATCCTGGACTTCGAGGACTTCGTCGGCAAGCACCCGTCGCACCCGCTGGCCGGGACGGCTCAGTTCTGGATCGGCGAGGCCTACTACACGGCCCGTGACTATCAGCACGCGACCGTCGAATACAAGAAGGCCGTCGACATGGCGCCGAAAGGGGAGAAGGCCCCCGAGGCGCTCTTCAAGCTGGGGCTCGCCCACCGATTCCTGAAGCGCAACGACCGCGCCCGCGAGGTCTGGGCGCAGCTCCTCCGCGACTTCCCGCAAAGCGAGGCCGCCCAGAAGGCGCGGCTCGCCGCGCGTGAGGTCTCGCGGGGCGCCAGGGCCGGCCCGCCCGCCGACAGGTAATCCCCCACCCCTTCGTCGCGCGCTGGCGCCCTCGCCGTGGTCGCGCGGCGCGCACGGTCGCCGGTCATCCGGTCAGCCCCCGACCCCATGCCGAGCCGCCACCCCATCGGGGATCGCCGGCGCTCCTTGACCGGGGTTTCCGCGGGCGTGTACGATGGCGGCTACTTTTCGCCCGCCCCGGGCGCGACGGATCTCGAGCCGGAGTGGCTTGCCACGTGGTGTATGGTGGAGTGAGATGGATACGACGGACGCACGGTGGGCATGGGTGGCGCTGGCGCTGGTTCCGAGCATGGGGTGGAACGCTCGCCGCTACCACGATGTGCTCGCCGTCGGCGCGCCGGCGGAGCTGTTCCGAGCATCGCGCCGGGCGCTGGCTGAAAAGGTGGGAGACGATCTGGCGACCAGCATCAAGGGCTTCGACGCTCCCGGCGCCATCGCGGGCCAGCGGGCGGCGGCCGAACGAGCCGAGGCCCGCCTCGTCATCCTCGAGGACGCCGACTATCCGCCCGCGCTCAAGACCGCTCCGCTCCCGCCGCCGTTCCTCATCGTCCGCGGCACCCTGGCCCGGGAGGACGCCCTGTCGGTGGCGGTGGTCGGCTCGCGCCGTCCAACGGGCTACGGCCTCAGGACGGCCGAGCGGCTGGCCGGCGACCTGGCCGGGCGGGGCGTCACGGTCGTCAGCGGGTTCGCACGTGGCGTCGACACGGCCGCTCACCGCGGCGCCCTCGACGCCGGCGGCCGCACGCTGGCGGTGCTGGGGAGCGGGGTAGACGTGGTCTACCCGTCCGAGAACCGACCGCTCGTGCGCGCCATCGCGGCGGCCGGCGCGGTCATCTCTCAGTTTCCGATGGGGACGGCGCCCCTGCCTCAGCACTTCCCCATCCGGAACCGGGTGATCGCCGGCCTCGCCCTCGGCACCGTCGTCGTCGAGGCGGCCGAGCGGAGCGGGGCGCTCATCACCGCGCGACACGCGGGCGAGCTCGGGCGCGAGGTGTACGCGGTGCCCGGCAACGTCTCCTCGGCGACCAGCGAGGGCGCGAACCGCCTGATCCAGGATGGGGCCAAGCTCGTCCGCGACTGGGAGGACGTGGTAGCCGAGTGGCCGGCGGTCTGGCGGGCGGCTCTGCGCCCGACCTCGCCCGCGGCGGCGACGCGGGTCGCGGCGGCGGGCGGCACGACCGGCGCCGAAGGCCGCCTGCTTCCCTTGCTGGGGGAGGAGCCGGTGGCCATCGACGACGTCATCGACAAGAGCGGGCTCCCCGCCGGGGACGTGGCCGCCTCGCTCATGACCCTGGAGCTCCGGGGGCTGGTCCGGCAGCTGCCCGGCCAGCGCTACGTGAGACGCTAGTGACGTGCCAGTAACGGTCCCATCTCTGCGTCCTCGGCCCTCGCGCCGGCTCGGGCCTGCGTCCTTGATCTGCTCGGTTCCTGGCCCGGCACTGGGATGAAAAGCTAGACGGCCATGGCCGCACGCCGCTCGCTCGTCGTGGTCGAGTCGCCCACCAAGGTGAAGACCATCCAGAAGTATCTGGACAAGGGCTTCATCGTGAAGGCGTCCCTGGGCCACGTCAAGGATCTCCCCTCCAACAAGCTCGGCGTCGACATCGAGAAGAACTTCAAGCCGCAGTACGTGCCGCTCCGAGCCAAGGCCCGGACGCTCCAGGAGCTGAAGAAGGCGGCCGAGAAGGCTCAGGCGCTCTACGTCGCCACCGACCCCGACCGCGAAGGCGAGGCCATCGGCTGGCACATCGCTCAGGAGATGCGCATTCCGAGCGACCGGGTCTACCGCGTCCTCTTCAACGAGATCACCGAGAAGGCGGTCAAGGCCGCCTTCAGGCAGCCCGGCCGCATCGACCTGAAGAAAGTCGACGCCCAGCAGGCCCGGCGGGTTCTGGATCGGCTCGTCGGCTACAAGATCAGCCCGCTCCTCTGGGAGCGCGTGCGGCGAGGCCTGTCGGCGGGACGCGTGCAGTCGGTGGCCGTCCGTCTCCTCTGCGAGCGGGAGCGCGAGATCCGTGCCTTCGTCCCGCGGGAGTACTGGAGCCTCCACGCGCACCTGGCGGCGGCGGCGCCGCCCCCGTTCGAGGCCACGCTCCGCGAGAAGGCCGGGGAGAAGGTGGAGCTCGGGACGGAGGCCGACACCCAGGCCGCCATCGCCGAGCTGCGGGACCTTCACTTCGTCGTCAAGGACGTCGTCCGCGGCGAGCGGAAGAAGAACCCGGCTCCGCCCTTCATCACCTCCACGCTCCAGCAGGAGGCCGCCCGGAAGCTCCGTTTCTCGACCTCCAAGACCATGATGGTGGCGCAGCAGCTCTACGAGGGGGTCGAGATCGGCGCCGAGGGGCCGATCGGGCTGATCACGTACATGCGCACCGACTCCCCCCGGGTCGCTCCCGACGCCCAGTCGGAGGCGCGCGAGGTGATCGCCGCGCGCTTCGGCGCCGACACGCTTCCCGAGCGGCCGCCCGCCTACCGCGCGCGGAAGAGCGCCCAGGAGGCCCACGAGGCGATCCGCCCGACGCTGATCGACCACGGGCCCGATGAGGTTGCCCGCTACCTCACCCGCGACCAGCTTGCGCTCTACCGGCTGATCTGGGGACGGTTCCTGGCGAGCCAGATGCGGCCGGCAGTGTACGACACGCTCACCGTCGACGTGGCCGCCGGCCCCTATCTCTTCCGAGCCGTCGGCTCGGCACTCCGGGTGCCGGGCTTCATGGCTGTCTACATCGAGGCGCCGGACGACAGCGTGGTGGCTGGCACCGACGAGATCGAGGGGGAAGTCTCCGGGCTGCCGCCGCTCGAGGTCGGCCAGCGGCTCGACATCAGGCAGCTCGAGCCCAAGCAGCACTTCACGCAGCCCCCGCCACGCTACTCCGAGGCGTCGCTCGTCAAGGAGCTGGAGGAGAAGGGGATCGGGCGCCCTTCCACCTACGCCCAGATCCTGACGACGATCCAGAAGCGGGGCTACGTGCGGCGCGACCGGGGTACCCTCTTCCCCACCGAGCTCGGAGAGCTGGTGACCGGCCTCCTGGTGGAGGCGTTCCCGGATCTCCTCGAGGTCGAGTTCACGGCCCAGATGGAGGACTCTCTCGACGAGATCGAGGAGGGCGATCGGAAGTGGGTGGAGACGGTACGCGAGTACTACAACCGCTTCGCCAAGGACCTCAAGCGGGCGCACCGGGAGATGGACGATCTCAAGAAGGGAAAGCCGACCGACGAGACGTGCCCGCAGTGCGGCGAGGGGAAGCTGCTCGAGCGCTGGGGCCGCTTCGGGCGCTTCCTGGCCTGCGAGCGGTATCCGGAGTGCAAGTACACGCGCAACGTCGGCGACAGCGAGCCAGCCGAGCCCGAGCCGGCCGGAATGGACTGCCCCACCTGCGGCCGGCCGATGGTGTACAAGGAGGGGCGCTTCGGTCGCTTCATCGCGTGCTCCGGCTACCCGGAGTGCAAGACCACCAGGCCCATCACGATCGGAATCGGATGTCCTCAGGAGGGGTGCGGAGGAGAGCTGGCCGAGCGCCGGTCGAAGCGGGGCAAGCCCTACTACGCGTGCACGAACTACCCGGGCTGCAAGTTCATCGCCTGGCAGCGCCCGGTCGGGACCCCGTGTCCGAAGTGCGGGGCACCGTTCCTGGTCGAGCGGCGGACCCGCGGCCGGCGCTTCCTCACCTGTGCCCGGGAGGGATGCGGATACCGTCGGGAGGCTGAAGAGGCGTAACGTCCGGGCCCGGCGGATGCTGGTCGGCCGCCGCAGGCTGCGGGCAGGGCCTCGCGCCTTCCCGGGTCGGGTCATGGCAGAACGCAAGAACGACTTCGTCGACGCGTTCCTCCGGTACCTCGCGGTCGAGCGAGGGGCCTCGAGCCACACGCTGCGGAGCTACCGGTCGGACCTCGCCGACTGCGCGGCGTTCCTCGCGGCGCGCGGGGCGGGACGCCTCCACGACGCGGACGGGCGGGCGGTGCGGGCCTACCTGGCCGATCTCCACGAGCGGGGGCTGGCCCGGACGTCGGTGGCGCGGCGTCTGGCGGCGCTCCGGAGCTTCTACCGCTTCCTGGTGCGCCGGGGGCGCGCCCGGGCGAACCCCGCGCACGACGTGCGGACGCCGCGGCTTCCCAAGCGGCTGCCCGCGTACCTCC
Encoded proteins:
- the ybgF gene encoding tol-pal system protein YbgF — protein: MRTSDSTRWRRGVVPTGLALLALTGCAGSDALRRIGEESRMTQLQVAELTRATVELRKDVSDLRVEIQAARQEFQAALRDQDGRQAEAVESVRKRVVAAEARLETVAGAVRGVEMTVGGIADQVARLEAVPANAAGGRRDGKSQKAATRTALATLAAEELYNRGLESFKGGELGQAILDFEDFVGKHPSHPLAGTAQFWIGEAYYTARDYQHATVEYKKAVDMAPKGEKAPEALFKLGLAHRFLKRNDRAREVWAQLLRDFPQSEAAQKARLAAREVSRGARAGPPADR
- the dprA gene encoding DNA-processing protein DprA produces the protein MDTTDARWAWVALALVPSMGWNARRYHDVLAVGAPAELFRASRRALAEKVGDDLATSIKGFDAPGAIAGQRAAAERAEARLVILEDADYPPALKTAPLPPPFLIVRGTLAREDALSVAVVGSRRPTGYGLRTAERLAGDLAGRGVTVVSGFARGVDTAAHRGALDAGGRTLAVLGSGVDVVYPSENRPLVRAIAAAGAVISQFPMGTAPLPQHFPIRNRVIAGLALGTVVVEAAERSGALITARHAGELGREVYAVPGNVSSATSEGANRLIQDGAKLVRDWEDVVAEWPAVWRAALRPTSPAAATRVAAAGGTTGAEGRLLPLLGEEPVAIDDVIDKSGLPAGDVAASLMTLELRGLVRQLPGQRYVRR
- the topA gene encoding type I DNA topoisomerase is translated as MAARRSLVVVESPTKVKTIQKYLDKGFIVKASLGHVKDLPSNKLGVDIEKNFKPQYVPLRAKARTLQELKKAAEKAQALYVATDPDREGEAIGWHIAQEMRIPSDRVYRVLFNEITEKAVKAAFRQPGRIDLKKVDAQQARRVLDRLVGYKISPLLWERVRRGLSAGRVQSVAVRLLCEREREIRAFVPREYWSLHAHLAAAAPPPFEATLREKAGEKVELGTEADTQAAIAELRDLHFVVKDVVRGERKKNPAPPFITSTLQQEAARKLRFSTSKTMMVAQQLYEGVEIGAEGPIGLITYMRTDSPRVAPDAQSEAREVIAARFGADTLPERPPAYRARKSAQEAHEAIRPTLIDHGPDEVARYLTRDQLALYRLIWGRFLASQMRPAVYDTLTVDVAAGPYLFRAVGSALRVPGFMAVYIEAPDDSVVAGTDEIEGEVSGLPPLEVGQRLDIRQLEPKQHFTQPPPRYSEASLVKELEEKGIGRPSTYAQILTTIQKRGYVRRDRGTLFPTELGELVTGLLVEAFPDLLEVEFTAQMEDSLDEIEEGDRKWVETVREYYNRFAKDLKRAHREMDDLKKGKPTDETCPQCGEGKLLERWGRFGRFLACERYPECKYTRNVGDSEPAEPEPAGMDCPTCGRPMVYKEGRFGRFIACSGYPECKTTRPITIGIGCPQEGCGGELAERRSKRGKPYYACTNYPGCKFIAWQRPVGTPCPKCGAPFLVERRTRGRRFLTCAREGCGYRREAEEA